The genomic window ACCTTAACAAGAATGCCCTTCAGACGACCCATAATATCAGGTCCTATGGACTTAAAATATTTTTCTACTTCTCTTAAAGCATGACAGTTCTCTTCAATCCGAATATTCCCTGTTCTAACAGACGACACGGAAACATATGTGTCGTATACACCTATCATCCCACAGTGAGTCCCGCTGCCATCGGTTCCTATATTGCGTATTAACGATCTTCCCGGATACAAGGTCAGCCTGTCTTTTACAAAAGCCGATGCATACCACCTGATTGCCCAGGAATCATTTTTCCCATTAATCTGATCTTTAAGCATTTCTGAATAAGGGTATGCCCCCTTAATATCAAACTTCTTTTGCAGTCCAGACCTTTTTATTTCATCCAAAAGTTTCCGTCCATCAGCCTCGAATAAATCCCATCCCCGTTTCCATGTAGCCCATCCCCAACAGTCCGCACCTCTCAAAAAGAACGTTTCAGGAAGCTCGATTTTTACAGGATAAATGTACCCATGTATACTTATGACTTTTTCTTTATCTCTATAAAATTCCAGAGACTCATTCATAAATTTTAAAAAAAAAGTCGACGTTACCATATCATCTTCCAATACAATTATTCTCCCATATTTGCCTACAACTTCTGTAACTCCTTTAATAATAGACTGGGCCAATCCAAAATTAAGTTCTCTTTCTATAATTGTCACGTTTTTAAAGCCAGAAATTGTTTTAGCATAATTTCTCACCATTAATACATTTTCTCTATCGGCTTCGGATTTTGGACCATCTGAAAATATGATAAGTTCACTTTCTGAAGCAAGATAATTTTTTTTCAATGCCTCAATGGTTTGTTGTGTATGCCACAGGCGATTGTAAACAAACAATGATATTGGAGCTAATTCCACTTTTCCTTCCTGTTACACTTAGGTAAGTTCCATCGGTCATAGCGAGAATTTATCTCTGGAATTATTTTTTGCCGCTTCATAATGTAGAATTTAGTATCTTACCATCTTTGCTTATTACAAGGTAATCAAAGCGCGTATGCCATAACATCATATTCATAAATAAACTGCGATTGTTATGTATCGTTTCCTGGATAGGATTCGTCCATTTAGATTGAAATTGCTCAAAAAAATAATTTGTTCCTAAACCTATGAGTTCACTATTTTTCCATTCCAAAAAAATTATTGTATCTCCCAGAACTTCAATATGCCATCTATGATGGAACGGTAAACGAATAAAATTAAATAATATATCAGATGTCTTTGTTGGAGTTTCGATATAACCGCGTTTCCCAATTCTCATTAATTCATCGCATGCTCTTGCAGGGTCTTCAGTATGCTCTAAAACATGTGAACAATATAGAAAATCAAATGCCTTATCGGCGAAAGGCATAGCGCCTATATTA from Candidatus Brocadia sp. includes these protein-coding regions:
- a CDS encoding glycosyltransferase, with protein sequence MELAPISLFVYNRLWHTQQTIEALKKNYLASESELIIFSDGPKSEADRENVLMVRNYAKTISGFKNVTIIERELNFGLAQSIIKGVTEVVGKYGRIIVLEDDMVTSTFFLKFMNESLEFYRDKEKVISIHGYIYPVKIELPETFFLRGADCWGWATWKRGWDLFEADGRKLLDEIKRSGLQKKFDIKGAYPYSEMLKDQINGKNDSWAIRWYASAFVKDRLTLYPGRSLIRNIGTDGSGTHCGMIGVYDTYVSVSSVRTGNIRIEENCHALREVEKYFKSIGPDIMGRLKGILVKVFK
- a CDS encoding methyltransferase domain-containing protein, translated to MMKQLIKNFINDVLKFDIKLLKKGCGYEFERFSYQFKHINFDIHQGEKVLDIGSGQDPFPLATHLADLYLGDTTHRFRPLKIDNRPFIVCNIGAMPFADKAFDFLYCSHVLEHTEDPARACDELMRIGKRGYIETPTKTSDILFNFIRLPFHHRWHIEVLGDTIIFLEWKNSELIGLGTNYFFEQFQSKWTNPIQETIHNNRSLFMNMMLWHTRFDYLVISKDGKILNSTL